AGGCTGTTTTCAAGCACCGATGTCCCGCCAAGATACAGACCTCGTAGAAATATCTCGTGCGGGTGAAGGTAGGCGGGAAACATGCACAAATGGACGTCATTGTGCCGAAGGCCAAACGTCTCCACTGACGCCATCGTGTTGAAAAAGAGGTTTGTGTGTGTTGTTACCGCGGCCTCTGGAATGCCGGTCGAGCCAGAGGTGAAGTTGAGGTAGAAAGGCCCGTCGTCGTCCACCTCCACTGACGGCACCTCGCCGGGCGCCTCGTCCAGGAACTCGTCCCACTCTAGACCGCCGGCCGCGTCCTGTTCAGAAGGCCCGCACACGACAAGCCTCGCAAGCGCCTTGTGATCTCGAGGCACTTCTTCGATTCGCTCGAGGAACTTGCCCGCGACGACAAGCGCATCTATCTCGTATTGGTCAATTATACGGGCCAGCGCAGCGGGCTTCAGCCGATAGTTCAGCGGAACCACCATCAATCCCTGCCTTGCACAAGCAATGAACGAAACTACGAGCGCTGGGGTCTTCTCCAAGAGCAGCGCAACCTTCGCCCCGCGGTCTAGCCCCAATCCAGAAAAGCCAGCCGCACATTTCTGAACTAACTCGTGCAGCGATTCGAAATCGAGAGATATGTCCCTGTGAACGACTGCGGTTTTGTGTGGGAAAGACTCCGCCTGTGCCGCGCACATCTGGGCGATATTCACTTGTGCGGCTCCTTGTTGGCCTTCCGAGGCGGCTTGGTCCCATTGATCGTGTCTATGTCCAGATGGCGGAGATAGTTATAGAACTCATCCCTGAGCTCGCGATTCCTCAACCCGTATTCAACCGTAGCGATCAAGAAGCCAAGCTTGTCGCCAGCGTCATACCGGCGGCCCTCGAACTCGTAGCCATAGATTACCTGCCGCTGCAGAAGCTCCATCAGACCATCGGTCAGCTGAATCTCACCTCCCCTGCCGGGCGGAAGGTTCTCGAGAATCTCGAATATCTCAGGCGTCAAGATGTATCTTCCGATGATGGCCAGGTCTGACGGGGCCTCGCCCGGCTTCGGTTTCTCCACCATCCCTGAGAGCTTGTAGAGCCTATCATCGACCAATTGCCCTCTTATCACACCAAAACGACTGATCTGCTCCCCAGGGATGCGCTCCAAGGCGATCATCGGACACTTGTAGCGAGAATAAGCGTTTATCATCTGCTTCAAGCAAGGCACTTGGCTGTAGATCACGTCGTCCCCAAGAAGAACCGCGAAAGGCTCGTCGCCAATCAGCTCCCGCACCGCCAAGATCGCGTGCCCCAGCCCCTTTGCCTCTCTCTGCCTTACGTAAGCAGCACTGACCATGTTTGATATCTCGCGCGTCGCCTGAAGCATTGCTTCAAGCTCCTGCATCTTCTCCTTGTCAGAAGTATCCTTCAGCTTCTTCTTCAAGACATGCTCAAGCTCAAAAGACGTATCGAAATGGTCCTCGATCGCACGCTGACCACGACCCGTGACGAAGATCGCCTGCTCAATCCCAGAATTCTTCGCCTCCTCGACCACGTATTGGATAATCGGCTTGTCAACTAGCGGCAGCATGACCTTCGGCTGGGCCTTGGTGGCCGGCAGGAACCTTGTGCCAAGACCCGCCGCAGGGAAAACCGCCTTTCGAATCTTCACTAACTCGCTCCTCAAAAAGCCTTCAAACTCTCTACCGTCTTCTTGTCCAAGGCCATATAAACCTGCACCATGAGATCAACCGCCGCGTCGAAGTCACCCCGATGAATGATCGACACGTGTGAATGAATATACCTCGACGCGATGCCGATGTATATGCTCAAGACACCAGCGCCGCTCAGGTTGATCCGTCCGCCGTCCGTCCCACCGCCATCTAGTATCCCAAGGAAATGGTTGATCTTGTGCTTCTCGGCAATATCGATCACAAAATCGCGAAGCTTCATGTTTGGTATGAGCGAGTTGTCAAAAACCATTATGCCGACGCCGTTGCCGGGCTTCTCAGGCCGACCTTTCATACCAGGGCTTGTATCCTTCGCAGTGCATACGTCCAAGGCAAATGCCACGTCTGGCTTGCAGAAGGCCGCAGCTGTCTTGGCCCCTCGCAAGCCCACCTCCTCCTGCGTCGTCCCGACACCAAAGGCCAAGTTCGGGTGCCTCATCTTTGCCAGACGCCTCATCGCCTCGGTCATAATAAGGACGCCGATCCTGTTGTCCCACGCCTTCGCCATATACATCTTCTTATTTGCCATTATCTCAAACTCGGTCACCGGAGTGATCGGGTCGCCGGGCCGGATATCCAGCTTCTTCTCGACGTCATATCCAACGGACTGACCCACGTCGATGAACAGCTCCTTTATCTTGAGCAGTTTGTCCTTCTTGTCCTTGTCCAAATCATGAATAGCCGGCGAGCCTATGACGCCTATTACCCTGCCCTTTCTCGTCTGGATCGCTACTCGCTGCGCAAGCATATTGCCCGGCCACCAGCCGCCAACAGGCAGGAACTTCACAAAACCCTCGTCCGTAACCTGCTGAACGACGAAGCCGATCTCGTCCATGTGCCCGGCCATCATTATCCTCGGCGTCTCTGACGTGCCGCTGTGCTTGCAGATGAGGCTGCCCAGGTTGTCTCGCTCGTATTCGCACGCGTCTCCCAACTCGGCCTTCACCAGGTTCGCTACTTCGTGCTCAAATCCGGAGATACCCTCCACCTCAGTCATTTTCTTCATCAAATTCTCTGTTCTGTCCACCAGTTTTCTCCTAGCTCAATAAATCATGGAACCATCATTTACCAGCCCTAAAGATACAATTAGGTGCCAGTTCTGCCTGGCTGATTATAGCTGCGTCCAGAATCGAGTCAAGCATGGCAGGGCCGCAATACACTTGCCCACCCAGCCAAGCGCTCAAGTAACAATCTGAAATCGCTTGACAAAGCGCGCGAGGCGCGGACGCAGTGAGAGGAGCTCTGCGCCATCTACTGGCGAAACTTCCGCCAACCCGGGGTCTAATGTCTTCTCGTTCTTGAAATTCTGGACTGTCCACACGTCGGCGCCTCGTATCGCATCTCCGATGAGCTCGAGGTCATCGAACGTTAGGAACTTAGGGCAGAATGTGGTGCGGAACTGATGAGGCAGGCCACAGCCTCGTATGAACTCTATTGACTCTGAAATAGCGTCCAGAGGCGCATCTATCCCCGTTACCGCATCCATCTTACCTTTATCAAGGGGCGCCTTGACGTCAATGACAGCGTAGTCCACAAGCCCCTCATTAATCATATCACGCAGCACATCCGGCCTCGAGCCATTCGAGTCCAGCTTCACCTTCAGCCCATATCTGTGCAGCGAGCTCAAGAGGTCCGGCAGCGTGGGGCTCAGCGTCGGCTCGCCACCAGTTACGACGACGCCCTCAATCCACT
This is a stretch of genomic DNA from bacterium. It encodes these proteins:
- a CDS encoding M42 family metallopeptidase, whose amino-acid sequence is MDRTENLMKKMTEVEGISGFEHEVANLVKAELGDACEYERDNLGSLICKHSGTSETPRIMMAGHMDEIGFVVQQVTDEGFVKFLPVGGWWPGNMLAQRVAIQTRKGRVIGVIGSPAIHDLDKDKKDKLLKIKELFIDVGQSVGYDVEKKLDIRPGDPITPVTEFEIMANKKMYMAKAWDNRIGVLIMTEAMRRLAKMRHPNLAFGVGTTQEEVGLRGAKTAAAFCKPDVAFALDVCTAKDTSPGMKGRPEKPGNGVGIMVFDNSLIPNMKLRDFVIDIAEKHKINHFLGILDGGGTDGGRINLSGAGVLSIYIGIASRYIHSHVSIIHRGDFDAAVDLMVQVYMALDKKTVESLKAF
- the galU gene encoding UTP--glucose-1-phosphate uridylyltransferase GalU yields the protein MKIRKAVFPAAGLGTRFLPATKAQPKVMLPLVDKPIIQYVVEEAKNSGIEQAIFVTGRGQRAIEDHFDTSFELEHVLKKKLKDTSDKEKMQELEAMLQATREISNMVSAAYVRQREAKGLGHAILAVRELIGDEPFAVLLGDDVIYSQVPCLKQMINAYSRYKCPMIALERIPGEQISRFGVIRGQLVDDRLYKLSGMVEKPKPGEAPSDLAIIGRYILTPEIFEILENLPPGRGGEIQLTDGLMELLQRQVIYGYEFEGRRYDAGDKLGFLIATVEYGLRNRELRDEFYNYLRHLDIDTINGTKPPRKANKEPHK
- a CDS encoding anaerobic ribonucleoside-triphosphate reductase activating protein; the encoded protein is MNYDIRGFVEVSFLDWVGAVCSIIFLPNCNFRCPYCHNADLVLRPKEVPRVPEAVIFPKLRKQKKWIEGVVVTGGEPTLSPTLPDLLSSLHRYGLKVKLDSNGSRPDVLRDMINEGLVDYAVIDVKAPLDKGKMDAVTGIDAPLDAISESIEFIRGCGLPHQFRTTFCPKFLTFDDLELIGDAIRGADVWTVQNFKNEKTLDPGLAEVSPVDGAELLSLRPRLARFVKRFQIVT